From the genome of Burkholderia cepacia ATCC 25416:
ACGCGATCATCGGCGCACGCACGCGGCGGCCGTCAACGGATCACGCCGCAGGCGAGCGCGGGCCCCGCGCCATGCTGCGGAAACGCGGGATCGCTCGAGTCGCGGTGCACCAGCGCCGCGCGGTTCATCGCCGAGCGCACGCCATCGAGGGCCAGATCGGGCGCGACGATGAAGCCGGCCGCGACGCCGTTCGCGTCCGCATGGATGTTGCCGAGATCGCCGGCGACGCGGGCGCCCGCGCGCAACCGGTCGGCGGCCGGCGCGAACACCTGGCCGGCGCTCGAGCCGTCGCCCGCGTTGCAGTCGCCGCGTTCATGCACCTGTAGCGCGTGATCGCTGTTGGGCGGAAGGCCGGCCAGGTTGTACGTGACCTGAACGCCGTCCGGACGCTCGACGAACGTCACCGCGCCGCGCGCCTGCGAGCCGACCGTCGGCTGCAGTTGTGCGTCGGCCCGTTTTTCGTGCGACGAGGAAAAGGAGGTGCAGCCGGCCAGCAGGCCCAGCGCGGCGGCGGCCAGCAGCGCGTACCGCACGCGGCCGGCGCGCACGCCGTGATGTCGTTGTTTCATTCGATCCTCATGCCGGCTGGCGGCCGTTTGACACGACGGCCGCGCCGGGCGGGTAAAGGGACCCGGGAAAAGTCGCCATGATACCGCGCCTCGCGGCGCCGTAAACAGCGTGAGGCCCCGCCCCGCAAGGGTTTTACGTATTTTGAACAACGATCGACGGAAACTTCGACGTCATGTCGCGCGATCGCTCGGCAATCGCCAGTGCGACACCGCGCGCGATGTCGCGGTAACGACGGGCCAGCGCGCCTTCGGGATCGGCCGCGACCGTCGGCGTGCCGCTGTCGGCCCGCTCGCGGATCGCGATGTCGAGCGGCAGGCTGCCGAGCACGTTCACGTCGTAATCCTTAGCCATCCGCTCGGCCCCGCCAGCGCCGAAGATGTGGTTCTTCGTGGCCGCAAGTTCGAACAGATGTGGATGCTCATGTTCTCGACGATGCCGAGGATCGGAATCCCGACCTTCTCGAACATCTTCAGGCCCTTCTTCGCGTCGAGCAGCGCGATGTCCTGCGGGCGTCGTGACGATCACCGCGCCCGTGACCGGCACGCGCTGCGCGAGCGTGAGCTGGATGTCGCCCGTGCCGGGCGGCATGTCGACGATCAGGTAGTCGAGCTCGCGCCAGTTGGTCTGGCGCAGCAACTGCTCGAGCGCGGAGGTCGCCATCGGGCCGCGCCATACCATCGGGTTGTCTTCCTCGATCAGGAAGCCGATCGAGTTCGCCTGCAGCCCGTGGCCGACGAGCGGATTCATCGACTGGTTGTCGGGCGACTCGGGGCGCTGGCCGTGGATGCCGAGCATCGTCGGCAGTGACGGGCCGTAGATGTCGGCGTCGAGGATGCCGACCGACGCACCTTCGGCGGCGAGCGCGAGCGCGAGGTTGACGGCCGTCGTGCTCTTGCCGACACCGCCCTTGCCCGACGCGACCGCCACGATGTTCTTCACGTTCGCAGCAGTTTCACGCCGCGCTGCACCGTGTGCGCGACGATCTCCTGCGACACGGCGACGCGCGCGTCGCGTACGCCGGGCACGGCCTGGAGCGCCGCGGTGACGCGTGCGCGCACGTCGTCGTGCTGGCTGCGCGCGGGATAACCGAGCACCACGTCGAGCGCCACGACGTCCGCCGTCGATCGCGACGTTGCGCACGCCC
Proteins encoded in this window:
- the sodC gene encoding superoxide dismutase [Cu-Zn]; protein product: MKQRHHGVRAGRVRYALLAAAALGLLAGCTSFSSSHEKRADAQLQPTVGSQARGAVTFVERPDGVQVTYNLAGLPPNSDHALQVHERGDCNAGDGSSAGQVFAPAADRLRAGARVAGDLGNIHADANGVAAGFIVAPDLALDGVRSAMNRAALVHRDSSDPAFPQHGAGPALACGVIR